A stretch of the Panicum virgatum strain AP13 chromosome 9N, P.virgatum_v5, whole genome shotgun sequence genome encodes the following:
- the LOC120690909 gene encoding serine/arginine-rich splicing factor SR45a-like isoform X4: MSYSRGSSFVLFLGGRCESRSPYRRSSYSRYRSRSRSVDSSDAENPGNNLYVTGLSARVTDQDLEKHFSTEGEVIDASVVQDPWTRESRGFGFVTMATVKEADRCIKYLDRFVLEGRVITVEKILLTATG, from the exons ATGTCTTACTCAAGAGGATCAAG ttttgttttgtttttgggTGGAAGGTGTGAATCTCGCTCACCTTACAGGAGAAGCAGCTATTCAAGGTACAGAAGTCGCTCTAG GAGTGTGGACTCAAGTGATGCTGAAAACCCTGGGAACAACCTGTATGTGACTGGTCTGTCAGCTCGTGTAACTGATCAAGATCTTGAGAAGCACTTTTCTACTGAGGGAGAG GTGATTGATGCGAGCGTTGTGCAAGATCCTTGGACAAGGGAATCACGAGGGTTTGGTTTTGTTACCATGGCTACTGTTAAGGAGGCAGATCGCTgcatcaaatatttggaccgTTTTGTTTTGGAAGGTCGTGTCATAACTGTTGAAAAG ATTTTGTTGACAGCAACAGGGTAG
- the LOC120690908 gene encoding coronatine-insensitive protein homolog 2-like has protein sequence MGGEAEAGERQLGRVLSFGIPDTALGLVMGYVEDPWDRDAISLVCRHWCRVDELSRKHVTVAMAYSTTPERLFRRFPCLESLKLKAKPRAAMFNLISDDWGGSASPWIRQLSATFHFLKKLHLRRMIVSDDDISVLVRAKAHMLVSLKLDRCSGFSTPSLALVARSCKKLETLFLEESAIAEKENDEWIRELATNNSVLETLNFFLTDLRASPEHLTLLVRNCQRLKTLKISECFMPDLTGLFRIAQTLQEFAGGSFEEPDQQVVNRNYENYYFPPSLHRLSLLYMGTNDLQILFPYSAALKKLDLQFAFLNTEDHCQIVQRCPNLETLEARDVIGDRGLQVVAQTCKKLQRLRVERGDDDHGGLEDEQGRISQVGVMAVAQGCPELTYWAIHVSDITNAALEAVGTFSRNLNDFRLVLLDREAHITELPLDNGVRALLRGCTKLRRFAFYVRAGVLTDVGLGYVGEFSKGIRYMLLGNVGESDNGILQLSRGCPSLQKLELRGCLFSEHALAVAALQLKSLRYLWVQGYRSSPTGAGLMAMVRPFWNIEFIVPDQDGPCPDFRKQILAYYSLAGRRTDCPPSVIPLYPAF, from the exons gccggGGAGCGGCAGCTGGGGCGGGTGCTCAGCTTCGGGATCCCGGACACGGCGCTGGGGCTGGTGATGGGGTACGTGGAGGATCCTTGGGACCGCGATGCCATCTCGCTGGTGTGCCGCCACTGGTGCCGCGTCGACGAGCTCAGCCGCAAGCACGTCACGGTCGCCATGGCCTACTCCACCACGCCCGAGCGCCTCTTCCGGCGGTTCCCGTGCCTCGAGTcgctcaagctcaaggccaaGCCCCGCGCGGCCATGTTCAACCTCATCTCCGACGACTGGGGCGGGTCGGCGTCGCCGTGGATCCGGCAGCTCTCGGCCACCTTCCACTTCCTCAAGAAGCTCCACCTGCGCAGGATGATAGTGTCGGACGACGACATCAGCGTCCTCGTCCGCGCCAAGGCCCACATGCTTGTCTCGCTCAAGCTTGACCGCTGCTCCGGTTTCTCCACGCCCTCCCTCGCACTCGTCGCCCGCTCCTGCAA GAAACTGGAAACGCTGTTCCTGGAAGAAAGTGCAATTGCTGAGAAAGAAAATGATGAATGGATTCGCGAGCTTGCTACAAACAATTCTGTTCTGGAGACATTGAATTTCTTTCTGACAGATCTCAGGGCATCCCCAGAGCACCTCACCCTCCTCGTGCGCAATTGTCAAAGGCTGAAAACTCTGAAGATTAGCGAATGTTTCATGCCTGACCTGACTGGTTTGTTCCGCATTGCACAAACACTACAAGAATTTGCTGGTGGTTCCTTTGAAGAGCCGGACCAACAGGTGGTGAATAGAAATTATGAGAACTACTATTTCCCCCCTTCACTGCACCGCTTGAGTTTGCTCTACATGGGAACAAATGACCTGCAGATACTTTTTCCGTATTCAGCAGCTCTTAAGAAGTTAGATCTTCAATTTGCATTCCTTAACACAGAGGATCACTGTCAGATAGTTCAGCGCTGCCCCAATCTGGAAACCTTAGAG gcaAGGGATGTGATAGGGGATCGCGGATTACAAGTTGTTGCACAGACCTGCAAGAAATTACAGAGGCTCAGAGTAGAAAGAGGAGATGATGACCATGGAGGTCTTGAGGATGAACAAGGTAGAATTTCACAGGTTGGGGTTATGGCTGTAGCACAAGGCTGCCCTGAGTTGACATACTGGGCAATACATGTGTCAGATATCACAAATGCAGCTCTAGAGGCGGTTGGTACATTCAGCAGAAATCTCAATGATTTCCGCCTTGTCCTGCTTGATAGAGAAGCGCATATAACAGAATTGCCACTGGACAATGGGGTCCGTGCTTTGCTGAGAGGTTGCACCAAACTCCGAAGGTTTGCATTTTATGTGAGAGCTGGAGTCCTAACTGATGTTGGCCTTGGCTATGTTGGAGAATTTAGTAAGGGCATTCGTTACATGTTGCTTGGTAATGTTGGTGAGTCTGATAATGGAATTCTACAGTTATCAAGAGGCTGCCCAAGCTTGCAAAAACTGGAGCTAAGGGGTTGTTTATTTAGTGAGCATGCATTAGCCGTGGCTGCACTCCAGCTTAAGTCACTGAGATATCTGTGGGTGCAAGGGTACAGGTCATCTCCAACTGGTGCTGGTCTTATGGCTATGGTGCGCCCCTTCTGGAACATTGAATTTATTGTCCCAGACCAAGATGGACCTTGCCCAGATTTTAGGAAACAGATTCTGGCATACTACTCCCTTGCTGGAAGGAGGACAGATTGCCCTCCATCGGTAATTCCACTCTACCCAGCATTTTGA
- the LOC120690909 gene encoding serine/arginine-rich splicing factor SR45a-like isoform X2 translates to MSYSRGSRCESRSPYRRSSYSRYRSRSRSVDSSDAENPGNNLYVTGLSARVTDQDLEKHFSTEGEVIDASVVQDPWTRESRGFGFVTMATVKEADRCIKYLDRFVLEGRVITVEKAKRKRGRTPTPGKYLGTKSSRGRRYSPSYSPVRRDRCSSRYSPDRERSYSPYSRRRSYSPYDRRRSLSPYDRRRSYSPYERRRSYSPYYSSRHRSRSPYRYRRRRSPSYDRSASPYRRLYRSVSRSPSASPRARGRSYSRSLSSHRSYSRSCSPVSERSASYSPKRGRSTKEHSRSRSSGKRRRSRESYSHSRSSYSRSVSRERSA, encoded by the exons ATGTCTTACTCAAGAGGATCAAG GTGTGAATCTCGCTCACCTTACAGGAGAAGCAGCTATTCAAGGTACAGAAGTCGCTCTAG GAGTGTGGACTCAAGTGATGCTGAAAACCCTGGGAACAACCTGTATGTGACTGGTCTGTCAGCTCGTGTAACTGATCAAGATCTTGAGAAGCACTTTTCTACTGAGGGAGAG GTGATTGATGCGAGCGTTGTGCAAGATCCTTGGACAAGGGAATCACGAGGGTTTGGTTTTGTTACCATGGCTACTGTTAAGGAGGCAGATCGCTgcatcaaatatttggaccgTTTTGTTTTGGAAGGTCGTGTCATAACTGTTGAAAAG gcaaaaagaaaaagaggtagAACGCCAACACCTGGGAAGTATCTTGGTACAAAATCATCGCGTG GACGGAGGTATTCCCCAAGCTACTCACCTGTTCGGAGGGACCGTTGCAGTTCACGATATTCACCTGATCGCGAACGGTCTTATTCTCCTTATAGTAGACGCCGATCGTACTCACCCTATGACAGGCGAAGATCGCTCTCCCCCTACGACAGACGGAGATCATACTCACCCTATGAGCGGCGCCGGTCATACTCGCCTTACTACAGCAGCCGGCACCGTTCAAGGTCTCCATATCGCTACAGGAGACGTAGGTCACCTTCCTATGACCGATCCGCTTCACCCTACAGGCGCCTGTATAGATCTGTCTCCAGGTCACCCAGTGCTTCTCCAAGGGCCAGAGGCCGGAGCTATTCCCGCAGTTTATCATCACACAGAAGCTACTCTCGAAGCTGCTCCCCAGTGTCAGAAAGATCAGCGAGCTACTCTCCAAAGAGAGGGCGTAGTACAAAGGAACACTCACGCAGCAGATCTTCTGGCAAGAGGCGTCGTTCCAGGGAAAGCTATTCTCACAGCCGCAGTTCGTACTCTAGGTCTGTCTCTAGGGAGCGCTCAGCTTGA
- the LOC120690909 gene encoding serine/arginine-rich splicing factor SR45a-like isoform X5, whose translation MSYSRGSRCESRSPYRRSSYSRYRSRSRSVDSSDAENPGNNLYVTGLSARVTDQDLEKHFSTEGEVIDASVVQDPWTRESRGFGFVTMATVKEADRCIKYLDRFVLEGRVITVEKILLTATG comes from the exons ATGTCTTACTCAAGAGGATCAAG GTGTGAATCTCGCTCACCTTACAGGAGAAGCAGCTATTCAAGGTACAGAAGTCGCTCTAG GAGTGTGGACTCAAGTGATGCTGAAAACCCTGGGAACAACCTGTATGTGACTGGTCTGTCAGCTCGTGTAACTGATCAAGATCTTGAGAAGCACTTTTCTACTGAGGGAGAG GTGATTGATGCGAGCGTTGTGCAAGATCCTTGGACAAGGGAATCACGAGGGTTTGGTTTTGTTACCATGGCTACTGTTAAGGAGGCAGATCGCTgcatcaaatatttggaccgTTTTGTTTTGGAAGGTCGTGTCATAACTGTTGAAAAG ATTTTGTTGACAGCAACAGGGTAG
- the LOC120690909 gene encoding serine/arginine-rich splicing factor SR45a-like isoform X1, translated as MSYSRGSSFVLFLGGRCESRSPYRRSSYSRYRSRSRSVDSSDAENPGNNLYVTGLSARVTDQDLEKHFSTEGEVIDASVVQDPWTRESRGFGFVTMATVKEADRCIKYLDRFVLEGRVITVEKAKRKRGRTPTPGKYLGTKSSRGRRYSPSYSPVRRDRCSSRYSPDRERSYSPYSRRRSYSPYDRRRSLSPYDRRRSYSPYERRRSYSPYYSSRHRSRSPYRYRRRRSPSYDRSASPYRRLYRSVSRSPSASPRARGRSYSRSLSSHRSYSRSCSPVSERSASYSPKRGRSTKEHSRSRSSGKRRRSRESYSHSRSSYSRSVSRERSA; from the exons ATGTCTTACTCAAGAGGATCAAG ttttgttttgtttttgggTGGAAGGTGTGAATCTCGCTCACCTTACAGGAGAAGCAGCTATTCAAGGTACAGAAGTCGCTCTAG GAGTGTGGACTCAAGTGATGCTGAAAACCCTGGGAACAACCTGTATGTGACTGGTCTGTCAGCTCGTGTAACTGATCAAGATCTTGAGAAGCACTTTTCTACTGAGGGAGAG GTGATTGATGCGAGCGTTGTGCAAGATCCTTGGACAAGGGAATCACGAGGGTTTGGTTTTGTTACCATGGCTACTGTTAAGGAGGCAGATCGCTgcatcaaatatttggaccgTTTTGTTTTGGAAGGTCGTGTCATAACTGTTGAAAAG gcaaaaagaaaaagaggtagAACGCCAACACCTGGGAAGTATCTTGGTACAAAATCATCGCGTG GACGGAGGTATTCCCCAAGCTACTCACCTGTTCGGAGGGACCGTTGCAGTTCACGATATTCACCTGATCGCGAACGGTCTTATTCTCCTTATAGTAGACGCCGATCGTACTCACCCTATGACAGGCGAAGATCGCTCTCCCCCTACGACAGACGGAGATCATACTCACCCTATGAGCGGCGCCGGTCATACTCGCCTTACTACAGCAGCCGGCACCGTTCAAGGTCTCCATATCGCTACAGGAGACGTAGGTCACCTTCCTATGACCGATCCGCTTCACCCTACAGGCGCCTGTATAGATCTGTCTCCAGGTCACCCAGTGCTTCTCCAAGGGCCAGAGGCCGGAGCTATTCCCGCAGTTTATCATCACACAGAAGCTACTCTCGAAGCTGCTCCCCAGTGTCAGAAAGATCAGCGAGCTACTCTCCAAAGAGAGGGCGTAGTACAAAGGAACACTCACGCAGCAGATCTTCTGGCAAGAGGCGTCGTTCCAGGGAAAGCTATTCTCACAGCCGCAGTTCGTACTCTAGGTCTGTCTCTAGGGAGCGCTCAGCTTGA
- the LOC120690909 gene encoding uncharacterized protein LOC120690909 isoform X3 gives MFYSDSQQSITLAFNVKGTFLSSPLLHRQKEKEVERQHLGSILVQNHRVDGGIPQATHLFGGTVAVHDIHLIANGLILLIVDADRTHPMTGEDRSPPTTDGDHTHPMSGAGHTRLTTAAGTVQGLHIATGDVGHLPMTDPLHPTGACIDLSPGHPVLLQGPEAGAIPAVYHHTEATLEAAPQCQKDQRATLQREGVVQRNTHAADLLARGVVPGKAILTAAVRTLGLSLGSAQLEQQACVLVLLVLGNCLTGKNKTQPVFMRYMWVF, from the exons atgtTTTATTCAGATTCTCAACAATCGATCACTCTTGCTTTTAATGTCAAAGGCACTTTCTTATCCAGTCCCCTATTGCAcaggcaaaaagaaaaagaggtagAACGCCAACACCTGGGAAGTATCTTGGTACAAAATCATCGCGTG GACGGAGGTATTCCCCAAGCTACTCACCTGTTCGGAGGGACCGTTGCAGTTCACGATATTCACCTGATCGCGAACGGTCTTATTCTCCTTATAGTAGACGCCGATCGTACTCACCCTATGACAGGCGAAGATCGCTCTCCCCCTACGACAGACGGAGATCATACTCACCCTATGAGCGGCGCCGGTCATACTCGCCTTACTACAGCAGCCGGCACCGTTCAAGGTCTCCATATCGCTACAGGAGACGTAGGTCACCTTCCTATGACCGATCCGCTTCACCCTACAGGCGCCTGTATAGATCTGTCTCCAGGTCACCCAGTGCTTCTCCAAGGGCCAGAGGCCGGAGCTATTCCCGCAGTTTATCATCACACAGAAGCTACTCTCGAAGCTGCTCCCCAGTGTCAGAAAGATCAGCGAGCTACTCTCCAAAGAGAGGGCGTAGTACAAAGGAACACTCACGCAGCAGATCTTCTGGCAAGAGGCGTCGTTCCAGGGAAAGCTATTCTCACAGCCGCAGTTCGTACTCTAGGTCTGTCTCTAGGGAGCGCTCAGCTTGAGCAGCAGGCCTGTGTCCTAGTCCTCCTTGTCCTTGGTAACTGCCTAACTGGTAAGAATAAGACGCAGCCTGTATTCATGCGATACATGTGGGTattctga